The nucleotide window TTCAAAGTTGCTGGGACAAAAGATGGTATCACTGCACTTCAAATGGACATTAAAATTGACGGATTAAGCCGCCAAATTTTAGATGAAGCATTAACTCAAGCTAAAGAAGGTCGCTTGCATATCCTGGAACACTTAACAAGCACAATTAGCGCACCACGCGAAGAACTTTCTGCGTATGCACCAAAAATTATTACCCTTAACATTAAACCAGAAAAAATTAAAGATGTTATTGGACCTGGTGGAAAACAAATCAATGCAATTATTGAAGAAACTGGCGTGAAAATTGATATCGAGCAAGATGGTACAGTTTATATTGCTTCTCAAGACCAAGCAATGAACCGTAAAGCGATTGCGATCATTGAAGACATTGTTCGCGAAGTTCAAGTAGGGGAAGTTTACACAGGTAAAGTTCGTCGTATTGAAAAATTTGGTGCATTTGTTGAATTATTCAAAGGAACGGATGGTTTAGTTCATATTTCTGAATTAGCACATGAACGCGTAGGAAAAGTAGAAGATATCTTAAAACTTGGTGATGAAGTTACTGTGAAAGTTATCGAAGTCGATCATCAAGGCCGTGTTAACTTATCGCGTAAAGTATTACTTGAGAAAAAAGAACAACCAGAAGGCGATAAAAAACCGCAAGCTGAGAAAAAATACTATCCTAAGAAAGACAAGCCTGAATCTAAATAATGCAAAAAGCAAGTAGCCTGAAAAATGGCTACTTGCTTTTTTTTATTTGTTTTTTGGTCGCTTTTTATATTGTGTCCTAATTGTTTTTTGAATAGTTTTCCAACGATCCCGTTCTTGCCTTGCTAATGCTGGACTATTTTTTCTAGCATGATAAGCTAGCTCTTTCTGTAATTTAAGCCAGTTTTCATAATGTTGCATGGAAAGGGTACCATCTGCTAATGCTTCTTGAACAGCACAACCAGGTTCCTGTGTATGTGAACAATCGTGAAAGCGACAATGTTCAGCAAGTTCTTCCACATCGGAAAAAGTGATATCAAACCCGGACTGATTTAGCCCAATTCCAAATTCTCGCATGCCCGGCGTATCAATCACAATCCACCCGTTTTCCAGTAAATGCATTTCCCGATGTGTAGTAGTATGCTTTCCTTTACTATCATCTTCTCGAATACCAGCAGTTTTCATCAAAGTTTCGCCAGCCAGTGCATTGATAAAAGAAGACTTTCCAACGCCAGAAGAGCCAAGTAAGACGAGCGTGCTATGGGGCTTCAAATCGCGTTCTAATACTTCAAAACCTTTATGTGATAAATTATCCACATAATAAGTTGGGACGCCATAAGCAACTGTTTCTAGCTGGTCTGTATACGTAGTTAAGTCTGTAACTAAGTCCGCCTTTGTTAAAATGATAACAGGAGAAGCGCCACTATCCCATACAACAGTCAAATAACGTTCTAAGCGATTCAAATTAAAATCATGATTTAAACTCATTACAATTAGCGCATAATCAAAGTTTGCCGCAATTAATTGTTCCTCAGAATCTTTATTCATTCGAGAAAAAACCGTTTTCCGTTGTAGAACAGAAATAATTTGAGCAGTTTGCGTTAAGTCAATACTCAACTCAACAAAATCACCAACAGCAGGAAGGGCAGAAGACGATAACTCGTAGAAATTCCCACGTTTTAATTTAGCCAAAAATTCTCCTTGTTCTGTTATAACTCGGTAAGAATCTCTAAAAACAGCAGTAACCCTCCCATAGTTTGACTCATTTGCTATCGTTTGTTCTTTAAAAAAACTTATGAAACCATATTTTTCTAATACCAATTTTTTCGCTCCTTTTTAGGTGGGAGCACTCTATAAGCAAGATACCCCCGTATTATTTATGAGGTTTACCATCTTTACAATTGCCATAATTCATCATCCTTTCTTTCTTAGATAATAACATAAAAACAGCTAGAACATAAAGGCGAAATACTAATCGCCTGAAGTTCTAGCTGTTTGTATTAATTTTTATGTGCTAGGATTTTTGCGATAGTTTCGTAACTCATATCACTCTTTAAGTTATATTTACCATCACGAATATATTTTTCATAATTATTGTCTTTTAAGTATTTATCAAACTCAGAAGAACTCTTAATTATCCCATTGGCTTGTAATTCATCGCCGGCTTTTGAGGAAGGGTCTCCTTTAGAAATTGTCAAAGTATAACTTTTTACTTTCTTAGCTTCTTCCGCTTTCTTTTTGGCCGCTTTTTTAGCTTCGTCATCAGCTGCTTTATCGACTTCTTGTTGAGCTAATAATTTTTCATATTTCGTTTTCCATGTGTCTGAGTTATCTTCAGAAACGTCTTTAGTTGGCGCGGCATTTGTTTCATCTGCTTTGGTTGGAGTCGAGAAAAACTGATCATAAACCAGTAAGACAACGGCAGATACTAAAAAACCTAATGCCAACATCCGTAAGTTTTTCTTCACAGAGTAGGCTCCTCCTTTAATTTTAAAATTAATGTTTTAAATATTCTTCAATGATTTGTTCCACTTCTTCTTTAGGAAGGGAAGATTGCTCCGCGATTTCCGATGTTACAATTCCAGAAGTATAAAGTGTAATCACTTGTTTTTTCATTAATTCACGAACTTTTGGACTTTCAGGAACTTGCTCAATTTGCGTATCTGGGCTGTCCAGTTTCATTGCTTTTTCTAATTCAGAGACACGTTTTTTTAACTCGAAATTTTCTTGCATCCACTGAGAAGCAACATCTTCCAGTTCTTTTTCTAATTGCTTATTATCACCTTTTTGTAAGAATGAAATAACAAATAGCGCAATAGCAGCAATCAATAAGATAATTATGACTGTGGTCATAGGTTTTATACACACCTCTCTTCCATAAACTCTACTACTAGTTATAGCATAATTTACCTTAAAACACCATCCGAAATAAGGTTTTGTAAAGAAAATAAAAAGAAAATGCACAGAGACCTTGCAACAACTGTATAAAAATGATATTATTATACAGGTTTAGTAAATAAATTCGTCAGTCGAGTTGGAGGGAAAACAATGCGCGTTAATATTACTTTAGAATGCACTGAATGCGGTGATCGTAATTATATCACTACTAAAAATAAGCGTGAAAATCCGGAACGTATTGAATTAAAAAAATATTGTCCAAGATTACGCCGTGTAACTTTACACCGCGAAACTAAGTAAGCAGCAGGATTTTCATTCTGTTGCTTTTTTTATTCTGTTAAAAGGGAGATGTCAAGATGGAAGACAAACGCCTAATCAGGGAAAAAGTTTTACGCAACCTAAACGATATAGATAAAGTAGAGCACCGCGAACGATCTATCAAACTTGCAGAAAAACTGTTTGAATTGCCAGAATGGAAAATGGCAAATGTTATCGGTCTAACTTTAGCAAGGCACCCAGAAATTGAAACAGAAACAATTATGTTACAAGCAAAAAAAGATGGGAAAACAGTATTAATTCCAAAAACATACTATCCAAGTAGAAACATGGAATTTAAACAGATGGATTCCGTGCATCCCCTTGTAAAATCTAAGTTCGGTATTTTAGAACCAAACGAGCTGACTGAAACAGTAGCAAAAGATAAAATTGATTTGTTACTTGTTCCAGGTGTTGCTTTTAACAAGGCGCAATTCCGAATTGGTTTTGGCGGAGGATTTTATGATCGCTTCCTAATGGATTTCAAAGGCGATACTATTTCCTTGTGTTTTTATGAACAAAAGCAAGAATTCTCGCAAGAAAGCCATGATAAACCAGTTTCTATCCTGATTGAAGGATAAGTAAAAATAAATACATAGAAAATAGAGTGGATTGTTTACAACGTCCATTTTTTTGCGTATAGTAGTAAATATAATTTGTAATGAAAGCAGGGAATTTTTTGAGCTTCCAAGAACAATATGTCTTTTGGCGCCTAACCAACTATTTCTTGGGTATTGAAAAATACCGTTTAATCCATCTTCACGAAGAGAAACAAGAACTTTGGTTAGAAAATACAAGTCAGAAAAAAAGACCAGTCATCCGTATTCAAATGAAAGAATTAAGTTGGGCTAATGTAGTAGAGCGTGACGTTACCCATACTATGCACGTCTCTGAGAATCTTCGGAAGCAGATGGGGCGCCTTAAGTTGCCGCTTATTAATATTTATATAACTCCATTTGAACCAATGGGTGATATTTCACCTTATTTTGGAAAGCCAATTACTTCTCCAAATGAAAAAGTGAAAATAGAGAATATTTTACTGGCAAATGAACAAATGAAAGAACAGCTAAACACTTTTATTAAATCTTTGGAATTACCGGAAGACGCTTTTATTCTTCCAGATGAAATAACAAAAGAAATGGTAACAAAAGAACGTGAACAAGTAATTACGTATATTACTACAAAAGTAAATGAAGAACAAAAAGTTGCTAGAAATTCAAAACCAACTGTAACTTATGCATTTATCGGATTATTAATTGCCGCTTTTCTATGGGTTACTTTCCAAGGTGGAACGACTGATTCCTTTAATTTAATTAAATGGGGTGGAAAGTTCAATCCACTTATCTATGCTGGTGAATGGTGGCGCTTTATTACACCAATTTTTCTTCATAGTGGTTTAATTCATTTAGCTTCCAATGCAGTGATGCTTTATATCGTAGGTGCTTGGGCAGAACGTATTTATGGAAAATGGCGTTATGTGCTTATACTAATTTTAGGTGGTATTTGTGGTAATATAGCCAGTTTCGCTTTAAATATGAATTTATCTGTTGGTGCCAGTACAGCGGTATTTGCCGTAATGGGAGCACTGTTGTATTTAGTTGTATTAAAACCAAATGTTTATGCAAAAACAATCGGTGTTAGCATTGCTTCGCTTGTAGCAGTGAACTTATTGCTGGATGTATTTTCTTCTCAAATCGATATTGCCGGGCATATTGGTGGATTAGCTGGCGGATTTTTGCTGGCAGGCGCCTTATCACTCCCGAATCAATTCTTCCATTGGCGTCGTCTTGCGTATGGTATATCGCTTGTTGGAATTACTATTTTATTTCTTTACTTTGGTTTTCAAAAAGGAACGCAGCAATATGATCCGGCACAAGCCAACTATGCTGTACAAAAATATTTACAAGATGACAACAAAAGCGAAGCAACTAAGATTTCTGCTAATTTGATTGAAAGTGGAAGTGCAGATGCTTATTCATATACGTATGCGGCATCTATTGCATTACAAGATAAACAAGTAGATACAGCAGAGGAAATGGCGAAAGAAGCAATCAATATTGATAAAGACTTACCAGAACCACATTATTATTTATCAGTTTGTTATCAAATAAAAGGCGATAAACAAAATGCAATAAAAGAAGCAGATATTGCTAAACAACTTTCTAACGACCCATTTTTCGATTCTTATTACGATAAGTTAACAGAAACAAAAGAATAAGAGGTTTTTACTATGAAAACAGTATATGATGTTGCTCAATTGTTAAGAAAGCATGGCATTATCGTGTATTTAGGAAAGCGACAATATGACATTGAAATGATGGAATATGAGATAACGGAACTTTTCAAACATAATATTCTAGATAGAGAAGTTTTTGCTAGTGCGAGAAGCATTTTAAAACAAGAGTTAATTAAGGAACAACGAAAAAATAGTAGTTTAAACTAAATTGACTATAAGGAGAACAGAAGTAATGAACAAAAAATTAATTGGTGTAGATTTAGGCGGCACAACAGCAAAATTAGCAATCTTAACAAAAGATGGCGAAATCGAAGAAAAATGGACAATTGATACAAATATTGATGATAATGGTTCGCATATCGTAAAAGACATTGGTGACTCAATCAATCAAAAATTGACAGATTTACAACTAGATAATGATATCTTTTATGGGATCGGAATGGGGACTCCTGGTACTGTTAACTACGAAACTGGAACTGTAAAAGGTGCTTATAATTTAAACTGGGCAGAAGAACAAAATGTGAGTGAAGACTTAGAAAAAATTACTGGATTAAAAATCACTTTAGACAATGATGCAAATGTTGCAGCTCTTGGTGAACGCTGGAAAGGCGCTGGAGAAGGTGGTGCAAATGTTGTATTTGTAACGCTTGGAACTGGTGTTGGCGGTGGAATCTTTGCAGAAGGAAAAATATTGCATGGTGTTCGAGGTGCAGCTGGTGAAATTGGCCATGTGACTGTAGTTCCAGAAAACGGCTATGACTGCACTTGTGGTAAGAAAGGCTGTTTGGAAACAGTGGCCTCAGCGACAGGAATCGTTCGAGTTGCAAAAGATTTAGCGAAAGAATTTACTGGTGAATCAAAACTTAAAGAAGCAATCAAAAATGAAGAAAACATTACTTCTAAATTGATTTTCGAATTAGGTGCTGAAGGAGACGAGTTAGCTAAAAAAACAATTGATAAAATTTCTTTCTATTTAGCTCTTGCGCTCAGCCATATTGGCAACATGTTAAATCCAGAAAAGATTATTATTGGTGGCGGAGTTTCAGCGGCAGGAGATCAGTTACTTACCCCTGTTAGAAATTATTTTGAAACAATGGTATTCCCAGCAGTGAAAGAATCAACCAAATTATCTATTGCGACAAAAGGGAATGACGCAGGGGTAATTGGAGCTGCTTGGTTAGCAATACCAATTGAAGATTAATTATTTCTACAAGCTACAATAATACTCCATTATTGTAGCTTTGTTTTTATGAAGTGAATCTTTCTATGGGCTTTGTTTTAGCTTACTATGAAAAGGGTAAAATTTTAGCATAGAGAGATTGGAGGCAAAAGATGAGAAAATCAACTACTATTTTGCTTATCGTCATATCAATGGGCTTGATTTTTATCTCTTTTGGTTGCGCGAAGGAAAAAGAAACGCCAAAAAAGACAACAAAAGATGTCCAAGCTATTCAAATTAAAACAAAGGAATTTCAGCGGGTTGTTGGATGGCTATCAAAAGACTCTGTTTTGCTTCAAACTAAAGCAAAAGGACTCAGTTATTTCGATGAATTAAATATCTATACAGGAAAAAAGCGAACTATCTTTCATACAAAGGAATCAATCTCGGAAGTTCAAATTAGCCCAGATTATAGAAATATGTTACTTTATTCCGCTGAGTCAAGTGAGAAAGCAGCGATGAGGATAATTGATTTAGATGATGGAAGTATTGTTGCCTCAAGAGAAACAGATCCACTTACAACTAATTTTTACTGGAACGATGAATCTCCTGAAAAAATAATGTTAGTAATTTATAGTCCAGAATGGGATTTTCATGTAGAAAATTGGGATTATACACTAAATCAAGTTGATAAAGTGGATTTAGTTTCACCATTTGTTTCTTGGTATGGAGATAATTTAATCATTTCAAATAACAAGGATAAACCAGATGATGAACTAGGAAACTTATATTTACAAGATATTCGAGATAATTCTAATAAGAGTTTAATTGTGGCAAATATTATGCAATTTGCTGTCCATGATAATGTTCTAATTACAATAGAGAAGTCGTCTGATGAGAAATTATTGTATGAATTTAGAACAATTGGTTTTCAAAATTTTTATTCCTATACTTCAGCTCGAGAATACGATGAATTGGGCACTTTTGTTCCATATTTCGATGCGAATTTTGATAAAAATGCCTTTCTGACATTTGAACCCTATGAGAGCGCTAAAATAAGTGGGAATCAGAATGAATATAAGTTAGTAAAGGTTAATCCGACGACTAATAAAGAAACAACTGTTTTAGACTTGATGGATAATCAACCGATATTATCCTATGAAACAGGAAACTTAATTCTCTATGGTTACCTCTATGACAAAGTAATAAACACTAAAACAGGTAAAATGTATAATTTAGTTAATACTCCAACAAAATCATTTTAACAACGAATTCCTATTTTTTAGGGTTCGTTTTTTTTAGCTATAATGATATTTTTCGAAAGCAGGTAGCCATTCTCTAAAAGAATATGGCATTTGAATTCATTAGATTTATTATTGATAGACGCACATTTAATCTCAGAACGACCATATGTTTCTGTAAAATTTGATTGGACAGATGCTTTTTTCATTTTTATAATGGTTAAATTAAGTTCCGCTGAAGCCAAGTAATAGTTTTGAATCATCTTTTCATATTCTACCTGCCTTTTAAAAATAGAAACGCTACCAGTAACAATTAAGATAGTTAGTAAAGCGATAAAGATAGTAAAAGGAAGGGTAAATGCATTTGGTTTCATGGCTGTTCCTTTGTTTTGGGTAATGGAAAGTGTGAGGTATAGAATGTCGAATCCGAGAAAATAACTTCCAAAATTAATTGATTATTATTTTTTATAAACTGCCATTCTTTTATTTGGGTTAATAAAGGCTCATGTCCTTTGCCATCAACTTGTCGTCTTAGTAAGTTACTAAATTTTGTATAAGTGATTTTTTTATTTTCTACTTGAAAAGATAGCTGCTCTTTTTCTACTTTAACATTGCTTGCTTTTCCCCACTCTAATCGCATCTGTATTAAAAAAAGTTGCCATTCAGTCGTTTGATCTAAATTACTAAGTTCGATAGTTTTGTGATAACATTGAAAAAATAGTGGTATAAGCGAGCTAATGCTTAAAATAATTGTAATAGAGAGGATAGTCTCAAGAAGTGTAAATGCTGGAGAACCATCTTTATAATATACATTTTTCTGTCCGTTTATTTTTTGCACAAATTTGAATGCCTCCTTTTTCTTGATAACTTTTTATTTGATTATCATTAAAATTGATGGGGATACTATCATGTAGTAATAATTCACTATGCTCAAACAGCTTTTGATGGAGCTCACTTAATCCTTTTTCTTGCTCTATTCTTTGAAATATAGTTATAGAGAGAGGTAGTAAAAAGCTGCAAATTAAGGAGAATAACAAGAGAGAAACCATACTTTCAACTAAAGAAAATCCATTAATCCAGTTCAATTCTAAAGCGCCCCTTTCCAATTTGAAATATTAATTTGTAGTTTTTAGCTTTACCAATAAAGCGAACGGTAGTAAAACGATTGATAGAACCGTCCAAACCTGAGAAACGAAATTTTTCTGATCTACTCTGATTTAATTTTAGTGAATTAGAAAATGAGACAGTGATAAGGGAATTATTTATTGTAGCAGCTGTTAATTGATTTTCAGGGGGCGAAAAAGTAATCATCGTCTCTTGGCCACTTGTAATCGCATATAGCTGGGCATAATATATAGTAGCTTTCATTTCTTCTAATAATTGTTTTTCGGTAAGTGTTGAAATGGTATTTGATATCGGGAAGATAGTTAGGGTTACCATAGTAAGGCTAATAGATAAGACTAGTAACATTTCTAATAATGTAAAAGCGTTAGTTTTCATTTGTTTTCGGAAACATTTCCTGATCTATCGATTGTAATGCTATTTCCATTAGGACATGATTTTTGATTAGCTTTTAAGTAACCACCACTTACTAAATCACTAACTGAGGGCATTGCATTTTTTTCTAGTTGATAAGATTGAACTTGACCTTGAACCATCGAAACAAATGCCTCACAGCCTTTGTTATTAATAGATTTACTTTGTGAAACGATATTTGGAATGGTTAATAACAATAAAACACTAACAACTAATAAAACAATAAGCATTTCCACTAAAGTAAAACCACGTTCATCACGCCAATCTATTTTTCTTTTAAACATGTAGACTTCCTCCTTTAAATTTGATTTACCATCGAAAACATTGGATATAAAATAGAGAGATAAATGGATATGATTAAAATACCAATAATAATAAATACGACAGGTTGAATAAAAGAGAATAATTTTTCTGTTTTTAGTAAAGCTTTTTGGTGACAAAGATTGTAGTAAAATAGTAATTCTTCGGCTAAACGTCCATTCTTTTCTCTATGAGCAATAATATAATAAAGTTCTTTTTCAAAAATAGGCATTTGTGCTAAGGCTTTTGTTAAAGGGAAACCTTCCTCAAGGGAGGAGAGAATTCGTTTTGCAATTACCTGGAAAAATTGTGGGGAAGACTTACTTTCGAATAATTGCATAATATGAGTAATAGACAATCCGCTTTTTAAAAGATAGCCCATTTCACGCGAAAAAACCTGTGAATAATGAATTCGTGAAAATTGACATATATAAGGAATGCGACAATAAAAATAAGCCCGTTGATAAGCATTTTTTTGCTTTTGCTTTTTGATAAAGAAACGGATGCTTAAAAAAAGCAAAAGCAAGAAGGCTCCTAAAATAATTGGGACTTTTTCTAGTAAAAAATAAGTGAAGCTTGATTCCATTGAACCATTACTAGATAATTGCGCGAATAAAAGCTCGAACTTGGGAAGTAGAAAGATTCGTAGTAAAAAGAAAACTAAAATAACGGTAGAGAACAATACGAGAGGGTATTGGAAAGCTTTTTTTAAAGCAGTTTGTTCCTCTGCTTTTCGCTGCATATGAAGGCCGGTTTCTCGAACTGTTTGAATGAAAAAGCCGTGACTCGTGGCATAGTGAAGTTGAGAACATATAAACTCCGGAAAACCATTTTGTTGAAGTGAATGAGCAAAGGAATTCCCGAGCGAGAGAGAGGCAATAATTTTTTCATAACGAGTATGTTCTTTTGGAGAAGTGATGGTCAAATAGCTAATTGTAGCTTCGAGAGAAAATCCTTTATCGAGTAAACTAGCGGTTCTGATTAAAAACTCGCCATCATCTTTCCAGTTAATCCTTTTAAAAAAAGCCATAAGCAATTTCTTTCTGTTGAATTTCTTGAAGCGTATGTTTAGGCTTAGTTTGTTGTTTATTGGATTGGAAGTAGGACTGAATATTTTGTTTAGATAAAACTTCATAAATAGCGGTTCTTTTCCTTTCCAAATGGCTACAGTTCGGATGACACTTGGGGCCGCAATAAACACAATATAGATGGACTAGTTGTTGAAAACTAATGCCTAGTAAACATTGAGCAAGTTCCTCCTGACTGATACCAAATTCTAGCAATCTTAATAAAACACCGTAAGAATCGCCTGCGTGAACAGTACTTAAAACTAAATGTCCAGTTAATGCGGCACGAATAACCATTTTTGCTGTTTCTTCATCCCTAATTTCTCCAATAATTAAAATATCGGGGTCATGACGAAGAACTGCACGAATCAATGATGCATAGTTTAGATGTGCTTTTTCATTAATTTCAACTTGAAGAAATTCTGGAGAATAATGTTCTACGGGATCTTCAATCGTTATAACCTGAAGTTCGGAATACTTCTTAATAAAAGAAACTAAACTATACATCGAGCTAGATTTCCCGCTGCCGGTGCTACCAGAAAATAAAAACAAGCCGGTTTGATTGGTGCATTGTCGAATAATTTGTTCGGTCAAATGTGGAAAAAGACTAGATTTCATAAACGGAATAGGATTTTTATAACGGAAAATACGCATAACAAGGCTTTCTCGAAAGTCTTTATTTGGAATGGTAGAAAGTCTTAAAGCAACTTTTTCAACAGCCAGTTCTTTTTCATAACTTCCAGATTGCGGCTTTCTTT belongs to Listeria ivanovii subsp. ivanovii and includes:
- the rsgA gene encoding ribosome small subunit-dependent GTPase A, translated to MVLEKYGFISFFKEQTIANESNYGRVTAVFRDSYRVITEQGEFLAKLKRGNFYELSSSALPAVGDFVELSIDLTQTAQIISVLQRKTVFSRMNKDSEEQLIAANFDYALIVMSLNHDFNLNRLERYLTVVWDSGASPVIILTKADLVTDLTTYTDQLETVAYGVPTYYVDNLSHKGFEVLERDLKPHSTLVLLGSSGVGKSSFINALAGETLMKTAGIREDDSKGKHTTTHREMHLLENGWIVIDTPGMREFGIGLNQSGFDITFSDVEELAEHCRFHDCSHTQEPGCAVQEALADGTLSMQHYENWLKLQKELAYHARKNSPALARQERDRWKTIQKTIRTQYKKRPKNK
- a CDS encoding endolytic transglycosylase MltG, producing the protein MKKNLRMLALGFLVSAVVLLVYDQFFSTPTKADETNAAPTKDVSEDNSDTWKTKYEKLLAQQEVDKAADDEAKKAAKKKAEEAKKVKSYTLTISKGDPSSKAGDELQANGIIKSSSEFDKYLKDNNYEKYIRDGKYNLKSDMSYETIAKILAHKN
- the rpmG gene encoding 50S ribosomal protein L33 codes for the protein MRVNITLECTECGDRNYITTKNKRENPERIELKKYCPRLRRVTLHRETK
- a CDS encoding 5-formyltetrahydrofolate cyclo-ligase → MEDKRLIREKVLRNLNDIDKVEHRERSIKLAEKLFELPEWKMANVIGLTLARHPEIETETIMLQAKKDGKTVLIPKTYYPSRNMEFKQMDSVHPLVKSKFGILEPNELTETVAKDKIDLLLVPGVAFNKAQFRIGFGGGFYDRFLMDFKGDTISLCFYEQKQEFSQESHDKPVSILIEG
- a CDS encoding rhomboid family intramembrane serine protease, with the protein product MSFQEQYVFWRLTNYFLGIEKYRLIHLHEEKQELWLENTSQKKRPVIRIQMKELSWANVVERDVTHTMHVSENLRKQMGRLKLPLINIYITPFEPMGDISPYFGKPITSPNEKVKIENILLANEQMKEQLNTFIKSLELPEDAFILPDEITKEMVTKEREQVITYITTKVNEEQKVARNSKPTVTYAFIGLLIAAFLWVTFQGGTTDSFNLIKWGGKFNPLIYAGEWWRFITPIFLHSGLIHLASNAVMLYIVGAWAERIYGKWRYVLILILGGICGNIASFALNMNLSVGASTAVFAVMGALLYLVVLKPNVYAKTIGVSIASLVAVNLLLDVFSSQIDIAGHIGGLAGGFLLAGALSLPNQFFHWRRLAYGISLVGITILFLYFGFQKGTQQYDPAQANYAVQKYLQDDNKSEATKISANLIESGSADAYSYTYAASIALQDKQVDTAEEMAKEAINIDKDLPEPHYYLSVCYQIKGDKQNAIKEADIAKQLSNDPFFDSYYDKLTETKE
- a CDS encoding YqgQ family protein — protein: MKTVYDVAQLLRKHGIIVYLGKRQYDIEMMEYEITELFKHNILDREVFASARSILKQELIKEQRKNSSLN
- a CDS encoding ROK family glucokinase, translating into MNKKLIGVDLGGTTAKLAILTKDGEIEEKWTIDTNIDDNGSHIVKDIGDSINQKLTDLQLDNDIFYGIGMGTPGTVNYETGTVKGAYNLNWAEEQNVSEDLEKITGLKITLDNDANVAALGERWKGAGEGGANVVFVTLGTGVGGGIFAEGKILHGVRGAAGEIGHVTVVPENGYDCTCGKKGCLETVASATGIVRVAKDLAKEFTGESKLKEAIKNEENITSKLIFELGAEGDELAKKTIDKISFYLALALSHIGNMLNPEKIIIGGGVSAAGDQLLTPVRNYFETMVFPAVKESTKLSIATKGNDAGVIGAAWLAIPIED
- the comGF gene encoding competence type IV pilus minor pilin ComGF, whose product is MQKINGQKNVYYKDGSPAFTLLETILSITIILSISSLIPLFFQCYHKTIELSNLDQTTEWQLFLIQMRLEWGKASNVKVEKEQLSFQVENKKITYTKFSNLLRRQVDGKGHEPLLTQIKEWQFIKNNNQLILEVIFSDSTFYTSHFPLPKTKEQP
- the comGE gene encoding competence type IV pilus minor pilin ComGE, which produces MNWINGFSLVESMVSLLLFSLICSFLLPLSITIFQRIEQEKGLSELHQKLFEHSELLLHDSIPINFNDNQIKSYQEKGGIQICAKNKRTEKCIL
- the comGD gene encoding competence type IV pilus minor pilin ComGD, with product MKTNAFTLLEMLLVLSISLTMVTLTIFPISNTISTLTEKQLLEEMKATIYYAQLYAITSGQETMITFSPPENQLTAATINNSLITVSFSNSLKLNQSRSEKFRFSGLDGSINRFTTVRFIGKAKNYKLIFQIGKGRFRIELD
- the comGC gene encoding competence type IV pilus major pilin ComGC, coding for MFKRKIDWRDERGFTLVEMLIVLLVVSVLLLLTIPNIVSQSKSINNKGCEAFVSMVQGQVQSYQLEKNAMPSVSDLVSGGYLKANQKSCPNGNSITIDRSGNVSENK
- the comGB gene encoding competence type IV pilus assembly protein ComGB, with the protein product MAFFKRINWKDDGEFLIRTASLLDKGFSLEATISYLTITSPKEHTRYEKIIASLSLGNSFAHSLQQNGFPEFICSQLHYATSHGFFIQTVRETGLHMQRKAEEQTALKKAFQYPLVLFSTVILVFFLLRIFLLPKFELLFAQLSSNGSMESSFTYFLLEKVPIILGAFLLLLFLSIRFFIKKQKQKNAYQRAYFYCRIPYICQFSRIHYSQVFSREMGYLLKSGLSITHIMQLFESKSSPQFFQVIAKRILSSLEEGFPLTKALAQMPIFEKELYYIIAHREKNGRLAEELLFYYNLCHQKALLKTEKLFSFIQPVVFIIIGILIISIYLSILYPMFSMVNQI
- the comGA gene encoding competence type IV pilus ATPase ComGA, with the translated sequence MPQKLMDDILSQAVKINASDIHIHPFKDRYLLRLRVHGTLFPLRYLPRETAEKLISFLKFQAALDISEKRKPQSGSYEKELAVEKVALRLSTIPNKDFRESLVMRIFRYKNPIPFMKSSLFPHLTEQIIRQCTNQTGLFLFSGSTGSGKSSSMYSLVSFIKKYSELQVITIEDPVEHYSPEFLQVEINEKAHLNYASLIRAVLRHDPDILIIGEIRDEETAKMVIRAALTGHLVLSTVHAGDSYGVLLRLLEFGISQEELAQCLLGISFQQLVHLYCVYCGPKCHPNCSHLERKRTAIYEVLSKQNIQSYFQSNKQQTKPKHTLQEIQQKEIAYGFF